The DNA window CAGCACGGCCACCGCCACCCCGCTGATGGTCGGCAAGCCTATCAACGGCAGCATCGCCGGTCAGGACCGCGACATGGACTACTTCAAGTTTGACGCCGCGGAGGGTGACAAGCTGATGCTGACGGTCAAGAGCACCAGCATCGACTCCAACAGCACCCTTGACCCCTACGTCCAGATCCTGATGCCAGACGGCAAGACAGTTGTGGAAAAGGATGATGACGGCGGCGCAGATCTGGAATCCGCCATCCGCTTCAACGTCCCGCAAACAGGCACGTATTACGTGGCCCTGACCAGCTTCGACATTCATGACGATGCCGAAGCCACCGACAACAAGATCACCAATACCTACCAGATCGCGCTGACGAACCGCTGAGCCCCGGCGGATGCCAAGGAGTACACACTGTGAGTAAACCCAACAAGACCGTCAGAACCCTTGCCTTCCTCAGCCTGTCGCTGGTTCTCGGCGCCTGCGGACAGAATGCCGTCACCACGCCCAGCGCGAGCACCGGCAGCGGCCAGCAGGGCGTCAAAATGCCGTCCAGCCTGCGCAATGCCAGCCAGACCCCCGGCAAATGGTTCGTCGAACTCGCCGGCGACCCGACCGGCATCTCCGCACAGAGCATCAGCGGTCAGCAGGCCGGCTTCCGGGCGCAGGCCGTGGCACAGGGCATCCAGTACACCGAGGTCCAGAGCTACAGCACCCTGTTCAACGGCTTCAGCGTCGTGGCCAGTGGGGCAGAGATCAACCGCATCTCTCGCCTGCCCGGCGTGATCGGGGTCTACCCCGTCCGCCGCGTCGACGCGCCAAAGGTCACGGTCAGCCCGAACACGCTGGCCGCCCCCGAGATGTACTACGCCAAGGGCATGACCGGCGCAGACATCGCGCAGAACGAACTGGGCCTGACCGGCAAGGGCGTCAAGGTCGGCGTGATCGACACCGGGATCGACGTGGATCACCCGGCGTTCAAGGGCCGGATCGTGGCCGGTTACGATTTCGTGGGCGATGACTACGGCAAGGATGGCAAGTACGTTCCTGTTCCAGACGACAACCCCGACGACTGCAACGGTCACGGCACGCACGTGGCGGGCATCGTCGGCGGAAATGTCGCCGCCAATAACTTCAAGGGGGTGGCGCCCGAGGTCAGCTTCGGCGCGTACCGCATCTTCGGGTGTGAGGGCAGCTCCTACGACGACGTGATCCTGGAAGCCATGGAGCGCTCGGTCAAGGACGGGATGCAGGTCGTCAACATGAGCCTGGGTTCGGCCTTCGACGACTGGGCCGAGACACCCCTGGCCAAGGCAGGCAACCGCATGGTCAAGAAGGGCGTGGTGCTGGTGGCCTCTGCCGGGAACAGCGGCGCGAACGGCCAGTACAGCATGGGCGGCCCCACCATGGGCGACAGCGTGATCTCGGTGGCGTCAGTGGACAACATCAAGATCGATCTGAGCAGCTTCACGCTGTCCGATAGCGCCAAGACCAAGATCGGCTTCTACACGGCCACCGGCTCACCCCTGCCGGGGAAGGGCACGACGTTGCCCATTGCTAAAGGACCCAAAGGCAGCCCCACAGTCACCGACGACGGCTGCGATGCCTATGAGCCCAACAGCCTGACGGGCAAGGCCGTGCTGATCCGCCGTGGGACCTGCAGCTTCTACATCAAGGCCAGCAATGCCCAGAAGGCCGGGGCCAGCGCCGTCATCCTGTACAACAACGCCGCCGGATACATCAACCCTACGGTGGCTCCCCCCAACCCGACCGATCCGGCCATCACCATTCCTGTGGTGTCTGTCAGCGATGTCGATGGCGTCAAGATCGACAGCCTGATCGCTGGTGGAGTCAGCATGACTTTCGACGGCGGCAAGGTGGCCGTTAACAACCCCACCGCCAACGCCAGCAGCAGCTTCAGCTCGTTCGGGATGTCCGCCGAACTGGAGCTCAAGCCCGACATCGGCGCGCCCGGCGGCAACATCTACAGCACCTATCCGCTGAGCACGGGCGATGGCAGCGGCTATGCGGTGCTCAGCGGCACCAGCATGGCCTCCCCCCACGTCGCCGGCGCAGTGGCCCTGATCCTGCAGGCTTACCCCAAGACCCAGGCCAAGGACATGCGCGGCCTGATGATGAACACGGCCTCGCTGCGCTGGTACCTGAACGGCAGCACGCTCCTTGAGGGCCTGCCCGACTACGTGCAGCGTCAGGGTGCGGGCATGGTGGACATCGTGGCGGCGTACGGCAACACGGTCAGCGCCACCCCCAGCAAGCTCAGCCTGGGCGAGAGCGACACCTTCGCCACCCGCAACAAGGTGATCGTGCTGAAGAACACCGGCCCGCGCCGCGAGGCCTACAGAGCCTACAACTACCCGGCCCTGACCCTGGCCGGTACCACCCTGGCTCCTGTCCCGAACCAGAAATACGCCACCATGACGGTCAACGGCCAGAGCGCCGACGCCGACGCTGGCGTGGAAGTGGTTGTGCCGCCCTTCAGCGAGCTGGAGCTGAACGTGGTGGTGACCCCACCTGCCGCCGCTCCCGACAAGGCCCAGTACGGCGGCTATGTGTTCCTGCAAAGCGCCACCAGCCCGAACCTCGTGGTGCCCTACTCCGGATTCAAGGGGGACTACCAGAGCCTGCAGTCGCTGGGTGATCTGATCATCAGCGGCAAGGCCTACAACGCACCGCTACTGGCCGACGACGCCGACGACGCGCTGTACCCCGAGGGGGCCGCTCTGCCTGACATGCCGGACTACACCTTCAAGGATGTGGAAGTGACCTACAGCGACGGCAGCAAAGACACCGTCATGGACGCTCCCTACTTGGTGGTCAACTACGCCCACCAGATCCGCACGCTGACCTTCGATCTGCTTGATGAAAACGGCGCGGTTGTTCAGACGCTGCTGCAGAACGACTACCTGGCCCGCAACTGCACCAACGATCTGTCCAAGGCGAGCACCAGCTGCGACGCTTACAGCCTGCTGAACTGGGACGGCAAGCTGAAGGGCGGCAAGGACGCTCCGGCTGGGATCTACAGCCTGCGCGTGAGTGCCCTCAAGCCGCTGGGCGACGCCAGCAACCCGGCCCACACCGAGGTCTACACCAGCCAGAAATTCAAGGTCGTGCGCTGAGCTTCCGCTGACCTGTCAAGAGGGAGAAGCCGCGTGGCTTCTCCCTTTCTCTTGCCTTAATGCACGAGGGCTACCCGGTTAAAAAGGCAACCATAGTTGCCCAATTTGTAGGACACAGCCAGTCCCGATGGCCTGCATACGGTCAGAACTGCCCTGGGTGACTTGCCGGGAGCAAAGATGAGGCAGTTATGATGAGAGCTTGAAAAGTGCTTGCTCACTTGGAAATCGGGCGCTATCTTGCCTCCGTCCCACAAGTAGCTTGATTCCATCATCAAGCGTCGCAGCCTCAGTCAACGGGGAAATTCACTCTGCGGCCTGCGTCGTGTTCCGTGTATGCACCGAGCCCACGTCTGCCCATCCGAACCGTTCTGAGCTGGGTCCATCTGGGTCCACAAGGAGACCACATGAAATCACGGCGCATTCTTCCGTTCGTCTTGCTGTCAAGCGCGTTGCTGCTGGGGGCCTGCGGAACCACCAACGGCACTCCACCAGACGAAAAGCCCACGGATTCGGTGTTGGGCACTGGCCCTTCCACCCTGTCGGTTGACCTCGTGCGTTCCAACCGTGGGGTCGCCGTTGAAGGCAGCACCGCCTACCTGTACAAGGCGGGAGACCGCAAGACGGTGGTCGGCAAAGCCACCACCAATGCCCAGGGCTACGCAGAGTTTGCCAAGATTCCCGAGGGCAGCTATGACCTGGTGTTCGTCAAGACGGGCTGGGCCGGTTCGGCCTTCAACGGAGCCGTGGCCAAGGGGACCATCAACACGCACCTGAAGATCGCGCAGTTCGAGTCGGCAGATCCCAAGGCCACCACCGACGTGCCTCAGCTCAAGCTGGAGACCCCCACGGGCCTCACGGCCGAGGGCGAGGTCGAGGACTGGAAGGCGCTGGCCGCGGGCGCAGCTTTCGACAACGTGGTGAACGTCCGGGCCTACACCGTCAAGAACAGCGACACGCCGCGCGTGATGCGCTATTACCTGTTCTCGCTGGTCACCATCGATGAGAACGGCACCTGGGCCGATGCGCGGGCCGGATTGACCGAACTGGACCCTGGCTACGTTAAACCCGGCAAGGGCACGGACGGTCAGGACAGCGATCTGGTGACCCTGAATGCCACCGGCCTGAAGGGCGACGTGTACCTGCAGGTTGTGGGGCTGGACTTCAACTACAACCGCGTCGCGTATCTGGTGCCGATCAGCATCAACCGGACCGCTGCCACCGGGCCGGTGACCGCTCCCGGCAAGGTCAGTGCGGTGTCGTACACCCTCAGCGAGCGAATCGACTACATCTACAGCGTTCCCAAGCCCGACGCGCCCACCAGCGGCACCAACCTGTGGGTCACGACGTCCTGGGACGCGCCCGCAGATCTGACGGGCTACACCGGCTTCCGGGTGCTGCGCGCCGACAGCGAGGCCGGCCCCTACAAGCAGGTGGCCTTTGCCGGCAGCGCCCAGTGCGCGGCGCCTGCCAAGGAAGCCACCACGCGCCGCTGCACAGTCAGCGACAACACGGCCACCCTGCAAACCAGCCATGACTACTTCTACAAGGTCGCCGCCGTGGGCAGCAACGACATGACCAGCGACGTGGCCCGGACCTATACCCTGCCCGAGTTCCGGCCCAAGCTGGTGTTCCCGGCCAAGGACAGTCACGACGTGGCCCTGACGCCCACCTACACCATGAAGCTCAATGCCTTCTCGACCGGAGCCACGGGCGCACACCTGGAATTGCGGGTGGCTGACACCTTCACCGGAGAAAACTACGCCTATGTGGGCAAACGGCTGATAGTGCGCCAGGGCTTCGATGCGGCGCAGAAACCCGAGTATCAGATTCTGAGCAATCTGGCCGGCAACAACCTCTACTACGTGTTCCGCGACAGCTGGGCCACTGACAGTGATCCCGAGACTGTGAACGACACCGTTACGTACGACGCCAGCAGCGACGTGCTGGGCGTGCCGCACCAGTTTGAAGCGGAGCTGCTCGGTGGCGCGGTCACGCCGCTCCAGACCAACCGCCGCTACAGCTGGTACATCAACAAGGGCTTTGCCTACCGTCTGGCCGATCCCAGCCAGCCGGCCTCCACCACCAACCCCACCGTGGCCTACTCGGTTTACAGCGATCCCGATGTCGGAAACTACATCGTGCCCGGCGGCATCCGGCAGCAGTACACCGAGATCAGCGACTTCACCACCCAGAAATAAGCATCCGCACATCCCAGCATGAGGATAGGAGCATCCATGAAAAAGATTTCTCTGGCCGCCGTGACCCTCACGGCCCTGCTCGCCGCCTGCGGTCAGCAGCCCACCAGCACGGGGGCGCCGACAGCCCAGACCCCAGCCGCTGCCCGTCCGGCCTACGCCACCATCACGCCGGCCCAGGTGGTGACCACCAAGAGCGGGGAGATGTACGTCCGTAACCAGCTGGTGGTTCACCTGCGCGGTCAGGACGCCCAGGCCATCGCCTCGAAGGTGGGCGGCAGCGTACTAGACCGTATTCCCGAGCTGAATGTCGCGCTGATCGGACTGCCTGACGGTCAGGATGCCCGCGCGGTGGGCGTGAGGCTGATGCAGGCCGGCAGCGTCGTGTCCGCCGCCGCCCAGCAGGTGATGCGCCGGCCCAAGCCGGTCTACCGTGACCTTCCCCTGAACAGCCAGGACACCAAGCAGGTGTTCGATACCCTTCCCCAGTACGCGCTGGACGCCAACCACATGGACGCCCAGGCCGCCTGGGACGCGGGCTTTACCGGTAAGGGCGTCAAGGTGGGCGTCATCGACGATCCCAGCGACGTGTCCCACCCCGATCTGAACCCCACCTGGGCAGGCAAGGCCTTTGATCCGGTCACCAATCAGACCTACACCGACGCCCAAGCATGGATAGATGCCATCGACGGCATGGACGGCAAGATCGATCAGAAAGTAGACCCGGATATCGAACACGGCACGGCGGTGGCCTCGACCATCGCGTCGGCCAAAAACGGTAAGGGCATCGTGGGCGTCGCGCCGGACTCCACCTTCTTCACCGCCGCCATCTTCCAGCCGGGCTTTATCGGCGACTACTTCGTGGCCCGCGCCATCGTCTGGTCCGTCAACCAGGGCAGCCAGGTGCTGAACAACTCCTGGGGCGGCGAGGGGTATTCGCCGCTGCTCAAGCAGGCCTTTGACTACGCCCTGGAGCGCAACGTGGTGGTGGTGGCGTCGGCAGGCAACTCGGCCCGTGAGAACTGGCAGAGCCCCGCACAGCTGCCCGGCCTGCTCGCCTCTGCGGCGCTGGACATCAACAACACCAAGGCGTCGTTCTCCAGTTTCGGGCGGCATGTCAGCGTCGCCGCACCGGGCGTGGACGTGCTGCTGGCCTCGCCCCTGTTCCTGAACAAGGACGGCACGCGCAAGAGCGGTTACACGTCTGCCGGGGGCAGCGGCTACCAGCTGATCAGCGGCACGTCCTTCTCCGGTCCCTACACAGCGGGCACAGCGGCGCTGATTCTGGGGGCCAAGTCGGACCTTGATCCGTATCAGGTCCGCCGCCTGATGGAAGAGACCGCCGACAGCTCGGTGGGCGACAATGCCAGCGGCTTTGACCGTCAGACCGGGTATGGCCTGATTCGCCTGGACCGTCTGGCGACCCGGCTCAAGGCGGGCACCATGCCGCAAAAGGGCGGCGCAGCGCGGGTCAAGGTGGAAATTCAGACCCCTGGCGGCATGGTGCCCGGCATTCTGTCCGACGTCATTCTGGAAGGAGAGGGCCAGGACGGCGCCGTCTACGGCGTGCAGACGGACGCGGACGGCTACGCCAACTTCGTCGCGATTGCGCCCGGCACCTATACCCTGCGGGTGGGCACCCCCGACCTGACCCTGACCGGCGGCCAGCCCAGTGACCGGGCCACCTTCGTCGGCCAGCTCACGGTGACCTCGGGAGACGTGATCGGCAGCGTGGCCCCGAACCTGGTCATGCTGACCAAGGGGGCGGTGGACCTCAATCCAGTGGACCCCTACGAACCCAACGACACGCCGGCCACAGCCACACCCATCGCCTACGGTCAGACCACCAAAACGGCCTACATCTTCGGAAAGGCCAAGGATCTGGATTACTTCAAGTTCACGGGAGCGGCCGGCGACAAG is part of the Deinococcus radiopugnans ATCC 19172 genome and encodes:
- a CDS encoding S8 family serine peptidase, translated to MSKPNKTVRTLAFLSLSLVLGACGQNAVTTPSASTGSGQQGVKMPSSLRNASQTPGKWFVELAGDPTGISAQSISGQQAGFRAQAVAQGIQYTEVQSYSTLFNGFSVVASGAEINRISRLPGVIGVYPVRRVDAPKVTVSPNTLAAPEMYYAKGMTGADIAQNELGLTGKGVKVGVIDTGIDVDHPAFKGRIVAGYDFVGDDYGKDGKYVPVPDDNPDDCNGHGTHVAGIVGGNVAANNFKGVAPEVSFGAYRIFGCEGSSYDDVILEAMERSVKDGMQVVNMSLGSAFDDWAETPLAKAGNRMVKKGVVLVASAGNSGANGQYSMGGPTMGDSVISVASVDNIKIDLSSFTLSDSAKTKIGFYTATGSPLPGKGTTLPIAKGPKGSPTVTDDGCDAYEPNSLTGKAVLIRRGTCSFYIKASNAQKAGASAVILYNNAAGYINPTVAPPNPTDPAITIPVVSVSDVDGVKIDSLIAGGVSMTFDGGKVAVNNPTANASSSFSSFGMSAELELKPDIGAPGGNIYSTYPLSTGDGSGYAVLSGTSMASPHVAGAVALILQAYPKTQAKDMRGLMMNTASLRWYLNGSTLLEGLPDYVQRQGAGMVDIVAAYGNTVSATPSKLSLGESDTFATRNKVIVLKNTGPRREAYRAYNYPALTLAGTTLAPVPNQKYATMTVNGQSADADAGVEVVVPPFSELELNVVVTPPAAAPDKAQYGGYVFLQSATSPNLVVPYSGFKGDYQSLQSLGDLIISGKAYNAPLLADDADDALYPEGAALPDMPDYTFKDVEVTYSDGSKDTVMDAPYLVVNYAHQIRTLTFDLLDENGAVVQTLLQNDYLARNCTNDLSKASTSCDAYSLLNWDGKLKGGKDAPAGIYSLRVSALKPLGDASNPAHTEVYTSQKFKVVR
- a CDS encoding S8 family serine peptidase produces the protein MKKISLAAVTLTALLAACGQQPTSTGAPTAQTPAAARPAYATITPAQVVTTKSGEMYVRNQLVVHLRGQDAQAIASKVGGSVLDRIPELNVALIGLPDGQDARAVGVRLMQAGSVVSAAAQQVMRRPKPVYRDLPLNSQDTKQVFDTLPQYALDANHMDAQAAWDAGFTGKGVKVGVIDDPSDVSHPDLNPTWAGKAFDPVTNQTYTDAQAWIDAIDGMDGKIDQKVDPDIEHGTAVASTIASAKNGKGIVGVAPDSTFFTAAIFQPGFIGDYFVARAIVWSVNQGSQVLNNSWGGEGYSPLLKQAFDYALERNVVVVASAGNSARENWQSPAQLPGLLASAALDINNTKASFSSFGRHVSVAAPGVDVLLASPLFLNKDGTRKSGYTSAGGSGYQLISGTSFSGPYTAGTAALILGAKSDLDPYQVRRLMEETADSSVGDNASGFDRQTGYGLIRLDRLATRLKAGTMPQKGGAARVKVEIQTPGGMVPGILSDVILEGEGQDGAVYGVQTDADGYANFVAIAPGTYTLRVGTPDLTLTGGQPSDRATFVGQLTVTSGDVIGSVAPNLVMLTKGAVDLNPVDPYEPNDTPATATPIAYGQTTKTAYIFGKAKDLDYFKFTGAAGDKILAEARARAQIGGSLDTYLTLIGPDGKTVLAENDDRGTPRIDSDSEIAFTLPAAGQYYLVVTSYTISQDDQPDDSPFNKYQLKLSKTN